Proteins encoded in a region of the Spirochaeta lutea genome:
- a CDS encoding pyrimidine 5'-nucleotidase, which produces MTIDYLLFDLDNTLYPESSGMQQEIHRRMTAYVARYLGISEEKAAEARRSGFLNHGTTLRWLQLEHGLRTTVEFLEQVHPEDVEPFIPENPALTSFLDSLPYPKAVFTNSPHFHAQRVLERLGIRSCFTHVFDITFNDLEGKPHPASYRRVLSALNVPAEKTVFIDDAPSYVQGFIDVGGIGVLIDEFGRYGDLNAPRIPSLWELPNLLTGLP; this is translated from the coding sequence ATGACCATTGACTACCTACTATTTGACCTGGACAACACCCTGTACCCTGAATCCAGTGGTATGCAGCAGGAAATACACCGCAGAATGACCGCCTATGTAGCCCGGTACCTGGGTATCTCCGAGGAGAAGGCTGCTGAAGCCCGCCGATCAGGATTTTTAAACCACGGAACGACCCTCCGATGGCTGCAATTGGAGCACGGCTTGCGTACCACTGTTGAGTTCCTTGAGCAAGTTCATCCAGAAGATGTTGAGCCCTTTATTCCGGAAAACCCAGCTCTGACCAGCTTCCTCGACAGCCTGCCCTATCCCAAGGCCGTCTTCACCAATTCACCCCATTTCCATGCCCAGCGGGTATTGGAGCGCCTGGGAATCCGGTCATGTTTTACCCACGTTTTCGACATTACCTTCAACGATTTGGAGGGAAAACCCCACCCAGCCTCCTATCGGCGGGTTCTATCGGCCCTAAACGTCCCGGCCGAAAAAACAGTCTTCATTGATGATGCGCCCAGCTATGTTCAGGGCTTCATCGATGTGGGGGGCATAGGGGTTCTTATTGATGAATTCGGACGCTATGGTGATTTGAATGCCCCGCGCATCCCCAGCCTATGGGAGCTTCCCAACCTGCTGACCGGATTACCCTGA
- the flcA gene encoding periplasmic flagellar collar protein FlcA: MPSIEDLKQFNQQLIQTGEEDRIKAERGEEVEILDPPSPEQAQALASRNRLRVRKNPNAPETGAADSSGKAESSEDREPSATPEGEENPSMDDFLSSTLGGGEDQASEDGGQSPDFDFGDLFASDDGGSESDELDLDALGLTDAPEQADSPGEDEQSLLDDFLNDFAPQEDEDLEEAPSQDENFFDQGDEIPGGRVEPGGQSTEPGEQFSEPGEATEPPDQQTEPDQPSAETGFPDFTDLETGPEPDTDIDFGAGTEGEAGTEIPDFADLEEGSAPDSDDGFDIPDFADLDMDTEGAATPPDFSDQEALEDLGTGESSEESEFSIPEDLASQEDLDSGLDVGGPDDGFDFGSDADLDFSGADFEADLDSLEADMPTEDDAEQGAPPQEIGEPAPSEDDLDSFGDLDEPSELPDDLADLDDFAESPDDLEDLSDLADLEESPEPPDDLADLSDLDQDDQTPETAGDLDDLSDLADLDQAGFGTDDFTADDFGSDDFGNGDFGAADFGESEGPGELGEPGEASLDDSFAQESPQEPPDFDDAFGAEGFGGDEEFSDEFSMGDFGAEFGILDDEQSLLGDEEVSVPGEQPLPDEELGMATSSDEAQGFGISDDEFGALKSTLAVLPLNLKLATAEALTKQDLPFEGQKALIQALVAGESAKKIAAHVNKLTGRRIQVPRGYEKKTGEEFAREQQTFAYQFREKIWPVIRISALITLAVGFLGFVGYRYVYEPLYAASLYDQGIQNIQADQYPRANLLFGRAFTIWPDEGRFLQYAQEFSGKRQYSLAQEKYRQAIEYNPENRTAILEYADFAAYTLRDYQESIDTLSILLNKSKNDFDPLLAYGDVYMEWARYTREPQPKEERYDEARFAYVRLTNVYGQTDQLLYRLMLYFIRTDNLPGAFELHKVFALDPRASVNPRIYAELGGFYVDRHLSGERNPFEGREISTEERLLLTLPDLLEEAQEVLQAAIEQDPRIPEAHYNLSRVFAEQGKYDLELQALNSAETLFSQTRENRPLNQFEAAQEIDTHTRLGVSYQRTGNNLSAEQYYRQAAALYERARDNAWVQPAHDYGKIYANLGDLYYYQGNDYPAALQFFLQARQNGFGQSELPEMTLLRRDLSYKIGYIYYLQEEFTDALDYFNQAEGSTLTRNNNLLYAKANTYYQQGNYPAAVAHYRILANRLVQERDRISTFLVQEDSTHRGLIDFTIRTYNNLGAALHHLALMAGPQRGQHQVEAQYYFSKATELSENLNRDLDTAVRADTRSVAYLNLRSVLVPGFEDQVLLDPDLRKDLQAEVF, encoded by the coding sequence ATGCCTAGTATTGAAGACCTGAAACAGTTCAATCAGCAACTCATTCAGACCGGTGAAGAAGACCGGATCAAGGCTGAACGCGGGGAGGAGGTGGAAATCCTTGATCCCCCCAGCCCTGAGCAGGCCCAAGCCCTGGCCTCCCGCAACCGCCTGCGGGTACGGAAGAATCCCAACGCTCCGGAGACCGGAGCTGCTGATTCCTCCGGGAAGGCCGAGTCCTCCGAAGACCGAGAGCCCTCGGCAACCCCCGAGGGGGAAGAAAACCCCAGCATGGACGATTTTCTCTCTTCAACCCTCGGCGGAGGGGAGGATCAGGCATCAGAGGATGGCGGCCAGAGTCCGGATTTTGATTTTGGCGACTTATTCGCCTCGGATGATGGCGGTTCAGAATCCGATGAATTGGATCTTGATGCCCTGGGACTAACCGATGCTCCCGAGCAAGCTGATTCCCCAGGGGAGGATGAACAGAGCCTCCTAGATGACTTTCTGAACGATTTTGCCCCCCAGGAGGATGAGGATCTCGAGGAGGCGCCGTCCCAAGACGAGAACTTTTTCGATCAGGGTGATGAGATTCCCGGGGGCCGTGTCGAGCCGGGCGGTCAATCAACGGAGCCGGGCGAACAGTTTTCAGAGCCGGGCGAAGCAACAGAGCCGCCAGACCAACAAACAGAGCCCGACCAACCATCAGCAGAGACCGGGTTCCCGGATTTCACGGATCTGGAAACCGGCCCCGAACCGGACACCGACATAGATTTCGGAGCCGGAACTGAGGGAGAGGCTGGAACTGAAATCCCGGATTTTGCCGACCTGGAAGAGGGATCGGCACCGGATTCCGATGACGGTTTTGATATCCCGGATTTCGCCGACCTTGATATGGATACCGAAGGGGCTGCGACCCCGCCTGATTTTTCGGACCAGGAAGCCCTGGAGGACCTTGGGACCGGCGAGAGCTCCGAGGAATCGGAGTTCTCCATCCCCGAGGATCTGGCATCCCAGGAAGATCTTGATTCCGGCTTGGATGTCGGAGGTCCTGATGACGGATTCGATTTCGGATCCGATGCAGACCTGGATTTTTCCGGGGCGGATTTCGAAGCCGACCTGGATTCCCTTGAAGCAGATATGCCGACAGAGGATGACGCCGAGCAGGGGGCCCCACCTCAAGAGATCGGGGAGCCCGCCCCGTCCGAGGATGACCTTGACAGCTTCGGTGACCTGGATGAACCCTCTGAACTACCCGATGACCTGGCGGATCTGGACGATTTTGCCGAATCCCCCGATGACCTGGAGGACCTGTCTGATCTGGCGGACCTTGAAGAATCCCCTGAACCCCCGGACGACCTGGCAGACCTTTCTGATCTCGACCAGGATGACCAAACTCCTGAAACAGCCGGTGACCTGGACGATCTATCGGATCTGGCGGATCTTGATCAGGCCGGGTTCGGAACCGATGACTTTACCGCTGACGATTTCGGCAGCGATGACTTCGGCAATGGCGATTTTGGTGCTGCGGATTTCGGAGAATCAGAGGGGCCCGGTGAGCTGGGAGAGCCGGGTGAGGCCTCCCTGGATGACAGCTTTGCCCAAGAATCCCCCCAAGAACCCCCCGATTTTGATGATGCCTTCGGAGCTGAGGGCTTCGGGGGTGACGAGGAATTCTCCGATGAGTTCAGTATGGGGGACTTCGGAGCGGAGTTCGGAATCCTGGACGATGAACAGAGCCTGCTGGGAGACGAAGAGGTTTCTGTTCCCGGCGAGCAGCCCCTGCCCGATGAAGAGCTCGGGATGGCCACCAGCAGCGATGAGGCCCAGGGGTTTGGCATCAGCGATGATGAGTTCGGGGCATTAAAATCCACCCTGGCCGTCCTGCCCCTTAACCTGAAATTAGCAACCGCGGAAGCCCTGACAAAGCAGGACCTGCCCTTCGAGGGACAGAAGGCCCTCATCCAAGCCCTGGTTGCCGGCGAATCGGCTAAAAAAATTGCAGCCCATGTAAACAAACTGACCGGCCGAAGAATCCAGGTTCCCCGGGGCTATGAAAAGAAAACCGGGGAGGAGTTCGCCCGGGAACAGCAGACCTTCGCCTATCAGTTCCGGGAGAAGATATGGCCGGTCATTCGAATCTCCGCCCTCATAACCCTGGCTGTGGGATTCCTGGGCTTTGTAGGCTACCGGTATGTCTACGAGCCCCTCTATGCCGCCAGCCTGTACGACCAGGGTATTCAGAACATTCAGGCGGATCAGTATCCCCGGGCAAACCTGCTGTTCGGCCGGGCATTTACCATCTGGCCCGATGAAGGACGGTTCCTTCAATACGCCCAGGAATTCTCGGGAAAACGGCAGTACAGCCTCGCCCAGGAAAAGTACCGCCAGGCCATCGAATATAATCCGGAGAACCGCACCGCCATCCTTGAATATGCCGACTTCGCCGCCTACACCCTCCGGGACTACCAGGAATCCATTGATACCCTGTCCATCCTGCTCAATAAATCGAAGAACGACTTCGACCCCCTCCTGGCCTACGGAGATGTGTACATGGAATGGGCCCGGTACACCCGGGAACCCCAGCCCAAGGAAGAACGGTACGACGAGGCACGGTTCGCCTACGTCCGGCTGACCAACGTGTACGGCCAAACCGACCAGCTCCTCTATCGCCTCATGCTCTATTTTATCCGTACCGACAACCTTCCCGGGGCCTTTGAGCTGCACAAGGTCTTCGCCTTGGATCCCCGGGCCTCGGTAAACCCGCGCATCTATGCGGAGCTCGGGGGATTCTACGTCGATCGCCACCTCTCCGGGGAACGCAATCCCTTTGAGGGCCGGGAAATCTCCACCGAAGAGCGCCTGCTCCTGACCCTCCCTGACCTACTGGAGGAGGCCCAGGAGGTTCTCCAAGCCGCCATCGAACAGGATCCGCGGATTCCCGAGGCCCACTATAATCTATCCCGGGTGTTCGCAGAGCAGGGAAAATACGACCTGGAGCTCCAAGCCCTGAACAGCGCAGAGACACTGTTTTCCCAAACCCGGGAGAACCGCCCCCTGAACCAGTTCGAGGCGGCCCAGGAAATAGACACCCACACCCGCCTGGGAGTCAGTTACCAGCGAACCGGAAACAACCTCTCCGCCGAGCAATACTACCGCCAGGCAGCCGCCCTCTACGAGCGCGCACGGGATAACGCCTGGGTTCAACCGGCCCACGATTACGGAAAGATCTACGCCAACCTGGGCGATCTCTATTATTATCAGGGCAACGACTACCCAGCGGCCCTGCAGTTTTTCCTCCAGGCCCGGCAGAACGGCTTCGGCCAGTCCGAGCTTCCGGAAATGACCCTGCTGCGCCGGGATCTATCGTATAAAATAGGATACATCTACTACCTGCAAGAAGAGTTCACCGATGCCCTGGATTATTTCAACCAGGCCGAAGGCTCGACCCTAACCCGGAATAACAATCTGCTCTACGCCAAGGCGAACACCTACTACCAACAGGGAAATTACCCCGCCGCGGTGGCCCATTACCGGATCCTCGCCAACCGCCTCGTCCAGGAACGGGACCGTATCTCTACCTTCCTCGTACAGGAGGACTCTACCCACCGGGGGCTCATCGACTTTACCATCCGGACCTACAACAATCTTGGAGCAGCCCTCCATCACCTGGCTCTTATGGCCGGCCCCCAGCGTGGGCAGCACCAGGTGGAGGCCCAGTACTACTTCTCCAAGGCCACCGAGCTCTCGGAGAATCTGAACCGCGACCTGGATACGGCGGTGCGGGCCGATACCCGGAGTGTTGCCTACCTGAACCTGCGTTCCGTCTTGGTGCCCGGCTTCGAGGATCAGGTGCTCCTGGATCCCGACCTGCGCAAGGATCTTCAGGCAGAGGTATTCTAG
- a CDS encoding aminotransferase class IV — MAAGFTLSVYPWVYKAKYDGQGWVEEFQEKPHRTPEEEARMGDSDRASLLSLRNSFPDLPLINYTSQYGMGCFEGLKAYPQPGGGLKVFRPDMNASRFEASMKGLKMPGYPGDLFEKAVIQIVARNAALGFRPEYWKEWEANHFVTADSVYLRPFSLSEGGIGLNLSSFPWVVIAATPVGSYFDPDANSKAITTDMVRATPNGTGWIKCNANYVIPTLAKKQAIAQGYMEAVFLDSREGRFIEEGSSCNIFFRLKDGTLVTPAVEDRILNGINRRSVIQLALDKGVAVEERPISIDEAMEDGQECFVTGTAAGVSYIESLTHQGRTSVFNQGKMGDLTLDLLKTLKGIQYGAVEDVHSWMVDVPLERE, encoded by the coding sequence ATGGCTGCAGGTTTTACCCTAAGTGTGTACCCCTGGGTGTACAAGGCGAAGTATGACGGACAGGGCTGGGTGGAGGAATTCCAGGAAAAGCCACACCGCACCCCCGAAGAAGAAGCACGGATGGGAGACAGCGACCGGGCCAGCCTGCTTTCACTGCGCAACAGCTTTCCCGATCTTCCTCTAATAAATTACACCAGCCAATACGGCATGGGCTGCTTTGAGGGCCTCAAGGCCTACCCCCAGCCCGGGGGCGGATTGAAGGTGTTCCGCCCCGACATGAATGCATCCCGCTTCGAGGCCTCCATGAAGGGGCTGAAAATGCCCGGCTACCCCGGGGACCTCTTCGAGAAGGCCGTCATCCAGATCGTGGCCCGAAATGCAGCCCTGGGGTTCCGCCCCGAGTACTGGAAAGAATGGGAAGCCAACCACTTCGTTACCGCCGATTCGGTGTATCTGCGTCCCTTCTCCCTGAGCGAGGGCGGCATCGGTTTGAACCTGAGCTCCTTTCCCTGGGTTGTTATCGCAGCCACCCCGGTGGGCAGCTACTTTGATCCCGATGCCAATTCTAAAGCGATTACCACCGACATGGTCCGGGCAACACCCAACGGCACCGGTTGGATAAAATGCAATGCCAATTACGTGATCCCCACTCTGGCCAAGAAACAGGCCATTGCCCAGGGCTACATGGAGGCGGTGTTCCTCGATTCCCGGGAGGGCCGGTTTATCGAAGAGGGATCTAGCTGTAATATTTTCTTCCGACTGAAGGACGGCACCCTGGTAACCCCTGCAGTAGAAGACCGGATTCTCAATGGTATTAACCGTCGATCGGTTATTCAGCTGGCTCTGGACAAGGGAGTAGCGGTGGAAGAGCGCCCCATCAGCATAGACGAGGCCATGGAAGATGGGCAGGAGTGTTTTGTAACCGGGACCGCCGCAGGGGTCAGCTACATCGAATCCCTGACCCATCAGGGGAGAACCTCGGTATTCAACCAGGGTAAAATGGGCGACCTAACCCTCGATCTGCTTAAGACCCTCAAGGGGATCCAATACGGGGCGGTGGAGGATGTTCATTCCTGGATGGTGGATGTACCCCTGGAGCGTGAATAG
- a CDS encoding single-stranded DNA-binding protein, with product MSNFNQVLIEGNLTRDPEQRLTPKGTKVTVFSIASNRYFGSGENRTEEVSFFEIEAWNRLAEVCGEYLTKGRGVRVIGRLKQDRWETPEGEHRSKVKVIAREVEFKPQASRQETEALKSAVDGTEDGNSLPDDGTQTDKAAAERPEAMVI from the coding sequence ATGAGCAATTTTAATCAGGTACTGATAGAGGGTAATCTAACCCGGGATCCGGAGCAGCGCCTTACCCCCAAGGGTACAAAGGTGACGGTTTTCTCCATAGCCTCCAACCGGTATTTTGGAAGCGGCGAAAACCGAACCGAAGAGGTGAGTTTTTTCGAGATCGAGGCCTGGAACCGGCTTGCTGAGGTGTGTGGTGAGTATCTGACCAAGGGACGCGGTGTGCGGGTTATCGGCAGGTTGAAACAGGACCGCTGGGAAACCCCCGAGGGAGAGCACCGGAGTAAGGTTAAGGTTATAGCCCGGGAGGTTGAATTCAAACCCCAGGCAAGCCGTCAGGAAACCGAGGCCCTTAAGTCTGCAGTAGATGGAACCGAGGATGGGAATAGCCTCCCCGATGACGGTACCCAAACCGATAAGGCAGCGGCCGAACGCCCCGAGGCGATGGTTATCTAG
- a CDS encoding chorismate-binding protein — MDAKNQVVKIVAGERFTPLTLAKKLGARIILESSSFQKGRERYSVLMVQEAFQVEQRDGQVFFSPADRPLERYRLKSSARDILDVLLYFANQHKPPHQDFPFPAGGVGFLSFEFARYCDTIPFRDKPNSLGLPEARFLFGHVFIIFDHYTDLLYIIGLNYKEHSIDLHAALEETEARINDLNFNYLQDDETAYPCVRLTGHEADEEYKKNVEAIRREVVAGNLLQGVPSRRLQFKTEIPALEAYRRLRRTNPSPYLFYLNFGEYELFGASPEVHCKVKEGRAVVRPIAGTRRRGATRAEDLDLERELLGDPKERAEHLMLVDLGRNDLGRVCEPGTVQVKDYMIIERYSHVMHIVSQVEGDLLEGKTGADALRATFPAGTVSGAPKIQAIKTIDALETERRGFYAGVVGYMEPGGNLDTCIAIRSALKQGEVLTLQAGGGIVFDSKADRELEETNEKLGALLRAIGAEQQPLNHPEKSEETR; from the coding sequence ATGGATGCGAAGAATCAGGTTGTAAAAATAGTTGCCGGGGAGAGGTTCACACCACTGACCTTGGCCAAAAAGCTCGGAGCCCGGATCATTCTGGAGAGCTCCAGTTTTCAGAAGGGAAGAGAGCGCTACAGCGTGCTCATGGTACAGGAGGCCTTTCAGGTTGAGCAGAGAGACGGTCAGGTGTTTTTTAGTCCTGCGGATCGGCCGTTAGAGCGCTACCGCCTGAAGAGCAGCGCCAGAGACATTTTGGATGTACTCCTATACTTTGCAAACCAGCATAAACCCCCTCACCAGGACTTTCCCTTTCCGGCGGGAGGCGTCGGATTTTTAAGTTTCGAATTCGCCAGGTACTGCGACACCATACCCTTCCGGGATAAACCGAATAGTCTCGGACTCCCCGAGGCCCGGTTTCTCTTTGGACACGTATTCATCATCTTCGATCATTATACGGATCTCCTGTACATCATCGGGTTGAATTACAAAGAACACAGCATTGACCTGCATGCCGCCCTAGAGGAAACCGAGGCCCGCATTAACGATCTGAACTTCAATTATCTGCAGGATGATGAGACTGCCTATCCCTGTGTCAGGCTGACCGGCCACGAAGCAGATGAGGAATACAAGAAAAATGTTGAGGCCATCCGTAGGGAGGTGGTAGCGGGAAACCTGCTCCAAGGGGTTCCCAGCCGGCGGCTGCAGTTTAAGACGGAGATTCCGGCGTTAGAGGCCTACCGGAGGCTGCGGAGGACCAATCCGAGTCCCTACCTGTTTTACCTAAACTTTGGGGAATACGAGTTGTTCGGTGCAAGCCCTGAGGTCCATTGCAAGGTTAAGGAGGGACGGGCTGTGGTCCGCCCCATTGCCGGTACCCGGCGGCGGGGGGCTACCCGGGCTGAGGATCTGGATCTGGAGCGGGAACTTCTAGGGGATCCCAAGGAGCGGGCCGAACACCTCATGCTGGTGGATCTTGGCAGGAACGACCTTGGCCGGGTCTGTGAACCGGGAACGGTGCAGGTTAAGGATTATATGATAATCGAGCGATATAGCCATGTCATGCATATTGTGAGTCAGGTGGAAGGCGATTTACTTGAGGGTAAGACCGGCGCCGACGCCCTGCGGGCTACCTTTCCTGCGGGAACGGTTTCCGGCGCTCCGAAGATACAGGCAATAAAGACCATTGACGCCCTGGAAACAGAACGGCGGGGGTTTTATGCCGGGGTCGTGGGGTATATGGAGCCCGGGGGTAATCTGGATACCTGTATAGCCATCCGCAGCGCATTGAAACAGGGCGAGGTTCTGACCTTGCAGGCCGGCGGGGGAATTGTGTTTGATTCCAAGGCTGATCGGGAACTGGAGGAGACCAACGAAAAACTTGGGGCGTTGCTTCGGGCCATCGGCGCTGAGCAGCAGCCGTTGAATCACCCTGAAAAAAGCGAGGAAACCCGATGA
- a CDS encoding bifunctional anthranilate synthase component II/anthranilate phosphoribosyltransferase, giving the protein MIVLIDNYDSFTHNLYQYLTEITSLEVRVVRNDRIDVQGIRRWKPSHIIISPGPGRPEDAGISLEVVKAFAGELPILGVCLGHQAIAQAFGARIVSAQEIVHGKAEPITLDGKGLFRAIPSPGVFTRYHSLAVEESTLGEEFEITARADDGEIMGIRHREFVLEGVQFHPESIASEYGKTLLRNFLNYRRQPFVGAQLLSAISRGEDLTAEQAESFMEELTEGNLSDIQIAGFLTALNTKGIAADEIAGCARVLQRKRVKITSSKPCLDTCGTGGDGLGTFNISSLSALVASACGARVAKHGNRAVSSRSGSAEFYKALGFVIELSPGDTSALLERNDFAFLFAPTYHGAMRFAAPARRELKVKTIMNLLGPLANPAAADYQLIGVYSEDLCPVIARAAHMLGIKRGMVVHGRDGEDELSVVTTSRVVEFDEQGRLTSYDFDPASIGISGFTIDDLIGGDADLNAELARQVVRGQGVAAIRESVCLNAGAALKLYGLAGSIKEGYQIAKAALQSGKVARKIEDTIFLSRRLREEAEAAEAGESDKSLQSTGGRVS; this is encoded by the coding sequence ATGATTGTATTAATCGATAATTATGATTCGTTTACCCATAATCTGTACCAGTATCTGACTGAGATAACCTCTTTGGAGGTGCGGGTTGTTCGAAATGACCGGATTGATGTCCAGGGGATTCGGCGTTGGAAGCCGAGCCATATCATTATCAGCCCCGGACCGGGACGGCCCGAGGATGCCGGGATCAGCCTGGAGGTGGTGAAGGCCTTTGCCGGGGAGCTGCCTATTCTTGGTGTTTGTCTTGGGCACCAGGCTATAGCCCAGGCCTTCGGTGCGCGGATCGTGAGCGCCCAGGAGATTGTTCACGGTAAGGCTGAACCCATAACCCTGGATGGTAAGGGGTTGTTCCGTGCGATTCCCAGCCCGGGGGTGTTCACCCGGTACCATAGTTTGGCGGTGGAGGAGAGTACCCTGGGGGAGGAGTTCGAGATTACCGCCCGGGCGGATGATGGAGAAATCATGGGAATTCGCCATCGGGAGTTTGTGCTCGAGGGTGTCCAGTTTCATCCGGAGTCCATCGCCAGTGAGTACGGGAAAACACTGCTTCGGAACTTTTTGAACTACCGGCGTCAGCCCTTCGTAGGCGCCCAGCTTCTGAGTGCCATCAGCCGGGGAGAGGATCTTACAGCCGAGCAGGCGGAGAGCTTTATGGAGGAGCTTACCGAGGGAAACCTGTCGGATATCCAGATAGCCGGGTTTTTGACTGCCCTTAATACCAAGGGAATCGCCGCCGACGAGATTGCCGGTTGTGCCCGGGTGCTCCAGCGCAAGCGGGTGAAAATCACCAGTTCCAAACCGTGCTTGGATACCTGCGGTACCGGTGGGGATGGTCTGGGGACCTTCAATATTTCCAGTTTATCGGCCTTGGTAGCATCGGCCTGCGGCGCCCGGGTGGCCAAACACGGGAATCGGGCGGTGAGCAGCCGGAGCGGTAGCGCAGAGTTCTATAAGGCCCTGGGGTTTGTTATAGAGCTCAGTCCGGGGGATACCTCCGCCCTGCTGGAGCGGAACGATTTCGCCTTCCTTTTTGCACCCACGTACCACGGCGCCATGCGGTTCGCTGCTCCTGCCCGGCGGGAACTCAAGGTAAAGACAATAATGAACCTTCTGGGCCCCTTGGCGAATCCTGCGGCGGCGGATTATCAGCTCATCGGCGTGTACAGTGAGGACCTTTGCCCGGTTATCGCCCGGGCCGCCCATATGCTGGGAATCAAGCGGGGGATGGTAGTCCATGGCCGGGACGGCGAGGATGAACTTTCGGTGGTCACGACCAGCCGGGTGGTGGAGTTCGATGAACAGGGCAGGCTGACATCCTACGATTTTGACCCTGCCTCCATTGGTATTTCCGGGTTTACCATTGATGATTTAATCGGTGGCGATGCAGACCTGAATGCGGAGCTTGCCCGGCAGGTGGTACGGGGCCAGGGGGTTGCCGCCATCCGAGAATCCGTCTGCCTGAACGCGGGGGCGGCATTAAAACTCTACGGTCTTGCCGGTTCTATAAAAGAAGGGTACCAGATAGCGAAAGCCGCCCTGCAATCCGGGAAGGTAGCCAGGAAAATTGAGGATACGATCTTCCTGAGCCGGCGTCTTCGGGAAGAGGCAGAGGCGGCGGAGGCTGGCGAATCGGACAAATCCCTCCAGAGCACCGGAGGTCGCGTTTCATGA
- the trpF gene encoding bifunctional indole-3-glycerol phosphate synthase/phosphoribosylanthranilate isomerase has translation MNIRDEIVEKRRQRIASHGHTMGCSVPEERRVPVLHFGSDPLVICEVKRRSPSKGVIAEELDPVKQVGLYAQSGITSVSVLTEEDYFSGSLADLMAVKEAFPGVAVLRKDFLVDVSDVDVSYRAGADAVLLIASMLTPPLLGAMLERARGLGMQALVEVHSLEDVEKVRPLRPQLMGINSRNLETFQVDLLDPLVLLPAIDWPARVVFESGIFQAHQAFWAGQAGFSGVLVGEAAVRNSRLPGLLGPALEQGIAAGRKGPESFWPVLARRLFSLRLGVGGGRKGYGGPLVKICGITNREDAELGVSLGADVLGLVFVPSPRQVGMETAAALADLPVLKAAVVYAGGPEFETALEAVRNGFIDVLQLHGDEEPEECWQIPVPWYKALRVKDRKVVDMASAYLSPRILFDAYHPDLRGGSGRTMDEGSLEAAGRQPGPWLAGGLNDRNIRGFLEGYEPELVDVSSGLEAEPGRKDPEKMKRFFEEIHNVRSR, from the coding sequence ATGAATATCCGGGATGAGATCGTAGAAAAACGCCGTCAACGAATTGCCAGCCACGGGCATACCATGGGTTGTTCTGTTCCTGAGGAGCGTAGGGTACCAGTGCTTCACTTCGGATCCGATCCTCTGGTTATTTGCGAGGTAAAACGCAGGAGCCCGAGTAAGGGAGTCATTGCTGAAGAATTAGATCCGGTGAAGCAGGTCGGTTTGTATGCCCAAAGCGGCATCACCTCGGTGTCCGTTTTAACCGAAGAAGACTATTTTTCTGGCAGCCTGGCTGATTTGATGGCAGTGAAGGAAGCCTTCCCTGGAGTAGCGGTCCTGCGCAAGGATTTTTTGGTGGATGTATCGGATGTGGATGTCAGCTACCGTGCCGGAGCCGATGCTGTTTTATTGATTGCCTCCATGCTGACTCCGCCGCTTCTCGGTGCCATGCTTGAACGGGCCCGGGGGCTGGGCATGCAGGCCCTTGTAGAGGTCCATTCCCTGGAGGATGTGGAGAAGGTTCGTCCCCTCCGGCCTCAGCTTATGGGAATCAATTCCAGGAACCTGGAGACCTTCCAGGTTGATCTCCTAGACCCCCTGGTGTTGTTGCCTGCCATTGATTGGCCGGCCAGGGTGGTTTTCGAGTCAGGAATCTTCCAAGCCCACCAGGCATTCTGGGCAGGCCAGGCGGGATTTTCCGGGGTTCTGGTGGGAGAGGCGGCGGTTCGGAACTCCCGGCTGCCCGGTCTATTAGGGCCTGCCCTGGAACAGGGGATTGCGGCTGGACGGAAGGGCCCGGAGTCCTTTTGGCCCGTGCTTGCCAGAAGGTTGTTTAGTCTGCGACTCGGTGTCGGTGGAGGCCGTAAGGGCTATGGCGGTCCACTGGTAAAGATCTGCGGAATAACGAACCGGGAGGATGCAGAGCTAGGGGTTTCCCTTGGAGCGGATGTTCTGGGATTAGTCTTTGTTCCCAGCCCCCGGCAGGTCGGCATGGAAACTGCAGCTGCTCTGGCGGATCTGCCGGTGTTAAAAGCCGCTGTGGTGTACGCCGGGGGGCCGGAGTTTGAGACCGCCCTGGAGGCTGTCCGGAATGGATTTATTGATGTGCTCCAGCTCCATGGGGATGAGGAGCCTGAGGAATGTTGGCAGATTCCCGTGCCCTGGTATAAGGCGCTTCGGGTGAAGGATCGGAAGGTTGTAGACATGGCCTCGGCGTATTTGAGCCCCCGGATCTTATTCGATGCCTACCACCCGGATCTCCGGGGAGGTTCGGGCAGAACCATGGATGAAGGCTCATTGGAGGCGGCGGGTAGACAGCCGGGCCCCTGGTTGGCCGGTGGATTGAA